From Camelina sativa cultivar DH55 chromosome 20, Cs, whole genome shotgun sequence, the proteins below share one genomic window:
- the LOC104770244 gene encoding uncharacterized protein LOC104770244 encodes MALTWGSGLRICVLLILIAAIVLACYFLPVEKLLKDFLLWVEQDLGPWGPFVLAVAYIPLTVLAVPASVLTIGGGYLFGLPIGFVADSVGATLGSGAAFLLGRTIGKPFVVAKLKDYPQFQSVALAIQKSGFKICLLLRLAPLLPFSMLNYLLSVTPIRLGSYLLSSWLGMMPITLALVYVGTTLKDLSDVTHKWREFSLSRWAILISSLVISVILMVCVTKVAKDALRKALAEHGGDMNGAVAASPELAVTDDAPTDLNEPLLIKIDAQQPQEQETTIVLK; translated from the exons ATGGCGTTAACGTGGGGATCTGGTCTTCGGATTTGTGTTCTCCTTATCCTTATAGCTGCAATTGTCTTGGCTTGCTATTTTCTCCCCGTTGAGAAG ctTTTGAAGGATTTTTTGTTATGGGTTGAACAAGATCTAGGGCCTTGGGGACCTTTTGTCCT AGCTGTTGCATATATTCCTCTAACTGTTTTGGCTGTTCCTGCCTCGGTTCTCACG ATCGGTGGTGGCTACCTTTTTGGGCtgccaattggttttgttgCGGACTCAGTCGGTGCTACACTTGGCTCAGGAGCAGCATTTCTTCTAGGCCGTACA ATTGGAAAACCTTTCGTAGTTGCAAAATTGAAGGATTATCCTCAGTTTCAATCGGTCGCACTCGCGATTCAGAAATCTGGTTTCAAG ATATGCTTGCTGCTCCGGCTAGCTCCGCTTCTCCCCTTCAGCATGTTAAACTACCTCTTATCTGTAACTCCAATTCGGCTAGGCTCATACTTACTTTCTTCTTGGCTAGGGATGATG CCAATAACGCTTGCACTAGTGTATGTTGGAACAACACTAAAAGACCTTTCTGATGTGACTCACAAGTGGAGGGAATTCTCACTAAGTCGCTGG GCCATCTTGATTTCAAGCCTTGTAATATCCG TGATATTAATGGTCTGTGTTACAAAAGTGGCAAAGGACGCGTTAAGAAAAGCTTTAGCAGAGCACGGAGGAGACATGAACGGCGCGGTTGCAGCCTCACCGGAGCTGGCCGTTACTGACGATGCTCCTACGGATCTAAACGAGCCTCTCTTAATAAAGATAGATGCTCAACAACCTCAGGAACAAGAGACAACCATAGTCCTTAAATAA
- the LOC104770245 gene encoding probable E3 ubiquitin-protein ligase LUL3, which yields MGISFSNRRRDNNHHRHNHNHSPPPLLPSRPPYYNNPTDPPSQQPPPQNDYSYTHNNNLVSTPQLALPAPPPPQPPSSQPPPPPQINHGPYGQNYYQNQYYPQQGPPYFTGYHHNGWNTMMRPVYFGPPTVQVPLPSVEHQNAKKVKNAVNVNKATVKLEPDDLNPGHHLVSFVFDAVFDGSFTVIFFAKEESKCTMVPHLPEAYPPTKVPFLKGTAQKFLQPSGTGTDLGFFSLDDLSKPTTEEVYPLVISAETVTPPNKQITLACLEKTNDSSFKVKVMKQLLWVEGERYELHQLYGIENSTTQGTAASGLEDTGGKECVICLTEPKDTAVMPCRHLCLCSDCAKELPFQSNKCPICRKPIERLVKMKVESSDEQH from the exons ATGGGGATCTCCTTCAGCAACCGTCGACGTGACAACAACCACCACCGTCACAACCACAAtcactctcctcctcctcttcttccttctcgTCCGCCGTACTATAATAACCCTACCGATCCTCCCTCGCAACAACCGCCGCCTCAAAACGACTACAGCTACACTCACAACAACAACCTCGTTTCAACTCCACAGCTCGCTCTTCctgctcctccaccaccacaaccaccgTCTTCTCagcctcctccgccgccgcagATTAATCACGGACCATACGGTCAAAACTATTATCAAAACCAGTATTACCCGCAACAAGGTCCTCCGTATTTCACCGGTTACCATCACAATGGTTGGAATACTATGATGAGACCGGTTTACTTCGGTCCGCCTACGGTTCAGGTACCTCTGCCTTCTGTGGAGCACCAGAACGCGAAGAAGGTGAAGAATGCTGTCAATGTGAATAAAGCTACGGTGAAGCTCGAACCAGACGATCTTAACCCTGGTCATCATCTTGTTTCCTTCGTCTTCGATGCCGTGTTCGATGGCAG TTTCACTGTCATATTTTTTGCAAAGGAGGAATCAAAGTGCACAATGGTTCCGCATTTACCAGAAGCTTACCCACCAACCAAAGTCCCTTTCCTAAAAGGTACTGCGCAGAAGTTTCTACAACCTTCAGGGACAGGAACTGACTTGGGGTTCTTTTCACTGGATGATCTATCCAAACCAACAACAGAAGAAGTGTACCCACTTGTAATATCAGCCGAGACAGTAACCCCACCAAATAAGCAAATCACACTAGCCTGTTTGGAGAAGACTAACGATAGCTCTTTCAAagtgaaagttatgaaacagcTCCTATGGGTTGAAGGAGAACGATATGAACTACATCAGTTGTATGGTATCGAGAACTCGACCACACAAGGTACTGCTGCGTCGGGCTTAGAGGATACTGGTGGCAAAGAATGTGTCATATGCTTGACTGAACCTAAGGACACCGCCGTCATGCCTTGTAGACATTTG TGTTTATGCAGTGACTGCGCAAAAGAACTCCCGTTTCAGTCAAACAAATGTCCCATTTGTCGAAAACCTATCGAAAGACTTGTAAAGATGAAAGTGGAAAGTAGTGATGAACAACACTGA
- the LOC104770243 gene encoding uncharacterized protein LOC104770243 — protein MPEKLVIPSPSLSNHHHLPQWRLGALTSLVFFLMVVVWTIDSCTLKTFIENSWRLNSYSMRRLTSPPSLDLDPTRVKKLSWISVEQEQNFTANVLRNWLAPPGGEKCREAKTVEISVPGIDGRGSVELTAGKIHEFKFQSLDDSGKRVCVGGDYFETDLSGENWKSRPPVKDLGNGTYSLSLQVHPDFAGDYNLTVVLLFRRFHGLKLSPSRFAFDRKLRSFRLRFIKKPDVVLPELRRCVRSDFDRDVWSGRWVRLGKNEECEISNDGRYRCLPDGFPCHEPWCDGALAELESNGWVYSSHCSFKLFSEDSAWDCLKNKWIFFWGDSNHVDSIRNLLNFVLGHPEIGAVPRRFDSKFSNPKNSSETVRITSVFNGHWNETQNYQGLDSLKDETFRELLKSYFVEETGVPDVMIVNSGLHDGVHWSNLRAFTKGAKTAAAFWRNVFDSVKARGFRPPELVFRNTIATGGYARTLAFNPSKMEVYNGVFLEKMKELGLVSGVVDNFDMTYPWHFDNRCNDGVHYGKAPAKMRWRDGEMGHQYFVDLMLVHVLLNAVCVR, from the coding sequence ATGCCAGAGAAACTAGTGATTCCGTCTCCATCGCTgagtaatcatcatcatcttcctcaatgGAGATTAGGCGCTCTAACATCACTCGTCTTCTTCCTAATGGTTGTCGTATGGACCATCGACAGTTGTACACTCAAAACCTTCATCGAAAACTCGTGGAGACTCAACTCTTACTCCATGCGTCGGCTcacttctcctccttctctggATCTGGATCCGACCCGGGTGAAGAAGCTTTCTTGGATCTCCGTCGAGCAAGAGCAGAACTTTACAGCGAATGTTTTAAGAAACTGGTTGGCTCCTCCTGGAGGAGAGAAGTGCAGAGAAGCAAAGACCGTCGAGATTTCAGTTCCGGGAATCGACGGTAGGGGTTCAGTAGAGTTGACGGCTGGTAAGATTCACGAAttcaagtttcaatctttagACGATTCTGGGAAACGGGTTTGCGTCGGTGGAGATTACTTCGAGACTGATCTCTCCGGCGAAAACTGGAAATCTAGACCGCCGGTTAAAGATTTAGGAAACGGAACTTACTCTTTATCTCTTCAGGTTCATCCTGATTTCGCCGGAGATTACAATCTCACCGTTGTTTTGCTCTTTCGTCGCTTCCATGGTCTTAAACTAAGCCCATCTCGTTTCGCTTTCGACAGAAAGCTACGTAGTTTCAGATTACGGTTTATCAAGAAACCTGACGTTGTTTTGCCGGAGCTTCGTAGATGTGTTCGGTCTGATTTCGACAGAGACGTTTGGTCTGGTCGGTGGGTTAGGCTTGGTAAGAATGAAGAATGCGAGATCAGCAACGACGGCCGTTACCGTTGTTTACCGGATGGTTTCCCTTGCCATGAACCATGGTGCGATGGAGCTTTAGCTGAGTTAGAGAGCAATGGTTGGGTTTACTCTAGCCATTGCTCGTTTAAGCTCTTCTCAGAGGATTCGGCTTGGGATTGTTTGAAGAACAAATGGATCTTCTTCTGGGGTGACTCGAACCATGTTGATTCGATTAGGAACTTGTTGAACTTTGTATTGGGTCATCCGGAGATTGGTGCTGTGCCGAGGAGGTTTGATTCGAAGTTCTCGAATCCAAAGAACTCATCCGAAACAGTTAGGATCACGAGTGTTTTTAATGGACACTGGAACGAGACTCAAAACTATCAAGGTCTTGATTCACTTAAAGATGAGACCTTTAGAGAGTTGCTTAAAAGCTATTTCGTCGAAGAGACTGGTGTACCAGACGTGATGATCGTGAACTCGGGTTTACATGACGGTGTTCATTGGTCTAACCTTAGAGCGTTCACAAAAGGAGCTAAAACCGCGGCTGCCTTCTGGAGAAACGTTTTTGACTCAGTGAAAGCTCGAGGATTCCGCCCGCCGGAATTGGTTTTTAGGAACACTATTGCGACGGGAGGTTACGCGAGGACGCTCGCGTTTAACCCGAGCAAGATGGAAGTGTACAATGGtgtgtttttggaaaaaatgaagGAGCTAGGCTTGGTCTCGGGTGTGGTTGATAACTTCGATATGACGTATCCGTGGCATTTTGATAACCGTTGTAACGACGGGGTTCACTATGGGAAAGCTCCGGCCAAGATGCGGTGGAGAGACGGCGAGATGGGACATCAGTACTTTGTGGATCTCATGCTTGTTCATGTCTTGTTAAATGCAGTTTGTGTAAGATAA
- the LOC104770242 gene encoding UPF0613 protein PB24D3.06c encodes MSLSLPSSSAAAAATAAASTSGSSSSTATVSSPSTTTSWFSGIVRGRGDKSGTAKLSKSSSMAGGGSGSGSGDYGGPIKGKNQFRGVLFKYGPKSIQVAFKTGEYKQQVVFIGGLTDGLLATDYLEPLAIALDKEKWSLVQLLMSSSYSGFGTSSLKQDAQEIDQLINYLINKENSEGVVLLGHSTGCQDIVYYMGTNAACSRAVRAAILQAPVSDREYKATLPETPTMIDLAANMIEEGKGEELMPREADPCAPISAYRYHSLCAYMGDDDMFSSDLSDDQLKTRLGHMANTPCQVIFSMGDEYVPEYVDKKALVNRLSKAMGGAEKVEIEHGNHSLSNRVHEAVQAIMGFVKRVGPSGWDDPWS; translated from the exons atgtCTCTCTCCCTTCCCTCTTCTTCCGCCGCCGCTGCTGCTACTGCGGCGGCGTCGACATCGGGATCATCGTCTTCCACGGCGACAGTTTCTTCACCCTCCACGACGACGTCCTGGTTCTCCGGAATCGTTCGTGGCCGTGGTGATAAATCCGGCACCGCGAAGCTATCTAAAAGCTCTTCCATGGCTGGAGGTGGAAGCGGAAGCGGAAGCGGAGATTACGGTGGACCGATCAAAGGGAAGAATCAATTTCGTGGTGTTTTGTTCAAATACGGTCCCAAATCTATTCAG GTGGCTTTTAAGACCGGAGAGTATAAACAACAAGTGGTATTTATCGGTGGATTAACCGATGGACTTTTAGCTACTGA TTACTTGGAACCTCTTGCAATTGCTTTGGATAAAGAGAAATGGTCACTTGTTCAACTACTGATGTCGTCTTCGTATTCTGGATTTGGCACTTCCAGCTTGAAACAA GATGCTCAAGAGATCGACCAGCTAATAAACTATCTCATCAACAAAGAGAACTCCGAGGGTGTTGTTCTGCTTGGTCATAGCACTGGCTGCCAG GATATTGTGTATTATATGGGAACAAATGCTGCATGCTCCCGAGCTGTACGAGCTGCAATTTTGCAG GCACCGGTCAGCGATAGAGAGTACAAAGCAACGCTTCCTGAAACACCAACTATGATAGACTTGGCTGCAAACATGATAGAAGAAGGTAAAGGGGAGGAGCTAATGCCTAGAGAAGCTGATCCTTGTGCTCCAATCTCTGCGTATAG ATATCACTCCCTCTGCGCTTACATGGGGGATGACGATATGTTTAGTTCTGACCTTAGTGATGATCAGTTGAAAACTAGACTTGGGCATATGGCTAACACACCTTGTCAg GTGATTTTCTCCATGGGTGATGAGTATGTACCGGAATATGTCGACAAAAAGGCATTGGTTAATAG ATTAAGTAAAGCAATGGGTGGAGCAGAGAAAGTGGAGATAGAGCATGGGAATCATTCTCTCTCCAATAGAGTTCATGAAGCTGTTCAAGCCATTATGGGATTTGTCAAAAGGGTAGGACCCAGTGGTTGGGATGATCCTTGGAGCTAA